One stretch of Amycolatopsis sp. NBC_00345 DNA includes these proteins:
- a CDS encoding tryptophan 2,3-dioxygenase, translating into MTGTADTQAALSYTSYLALDELLEAQRPRSDEHDELLFIVIHQVYELWFKQILHEAEFLQESLAAGRTAHSIRTLRRILTVLKVVVAQIDVLETMTPSQFTSFRARLDASSGFQSAQFRELEAMLGRRDERVFAHYPEGGGQRERIAAAMGRDSVFDSFLKYLSARGYDVSCDRDVTRPVEPSSELQAVLLKVYQDDGGPSVVAECLVDLDEGMQEWRYRHVKMVERTIGDKTGTGGSSGATYLRTTLFQPMFPDLWAVRSQL; encoded by the coding sequence ATGACCGGAACCGCCGACACCCAGGCCGCGCTGAGCTACACCTCGTACCTCGCGCTCGACGAGCTGCTCGAAGCGCAGCGCCCGCGCTCGGACGAGCACGACGAGCTGTTGTTCATCGTGATCCACCAGGTGTACGAGCTGTGGTTCAAGCAGATCCTGCACGAGGCCGAGTTCCTGCAGGAGAGCCTGGCCGCCGGCCGGACCGCGCACTCGATCCGCACGCTGCGGCGGATCCTGACCGTGCTGAAGGTGGTCGTCGCGCAGATCGACGTGCTGGAGACCATGACGCCCAGCCAGTTCACCAGCTTCCGCGCCCGGCTCGACGCGTCCAGCGGTTTCCAGTCGGCGCAGTTCCGCGAACTGGAGGCCATGCTGGGCCGGAGGGACGAGCGCGTGTTCGCCCATTACCCCGAAGGCGGCGGCCAGCGCGAGCGAATCGCGGCCGCGATGGGGCGCGATTCGGTGTTCGATTCGTTCCTCAAATATTTGTCGGCCCGTGGTTACGACGTCAGCTGTGATCGAGACGTCACTCGCCCGGTGGAACCCTCTTCCGAACTGCAGGCGGTACTGCTGAAGGTCTACCAGGACGACGGCGGCCCATCAGTGGTCGCGGAGTGTCTCGTCGACCTTGACGAAGGGATGCAGGAGTGGCGGTACCGGCACGTGAAGATGGTCGAACGGACCATCGGCGACAAGACCGGCACGGGTGGGTCGTCCGGCGCGACTTACCTGCGCACCACCCTCTTCCAGCCGATGTTCCCCGACCTTTGGGCAGTACGGAGCCAGTTGTGA
- a CDS encoding PaaX family transcriptional regulator, translating into MTLLGSYVSPRESRRVWSGGLVTLLTELGFSDGAARIALTRLVHRGLLARHRDGRLVHYSLTPRTVALLADGDRRIFGLGRGDRPAGTWTVLWPGIPESRRQARERLVRRLRFLGFGPVQDGTWIAPHDREAEVLALLAELDVTEHAGLMLGSPSAALDVRRFAGRAWDLDELSARYDAFVTEFGPCLRETLSDADAFSVRTRLVHTFRVFPSLDPELPGELIPAPGRRAAAIKLFHDLYTALAPAAQRHFDQTLSTR; encoded by the coding sequence ATGACGCTGCTCGGCAGCTACGTGTCGCCACGCGAGAGCAGGCGCGTGTGGTCCGGCGGCCTCGTCACGCTGCTCACCGAGCTGGGCTTCTCCGACGGCGCCGCCCGCATCGCGCTGACCCGGCTGGTGCACCGGGGCCTGCTGGCCCGCCACCGCGACGGACGGCTGGTGCACTACTCGCTCACCCCGCGCACCGTCGCGCTGCTCGCCGACGGCGACCGGCGGATCTTCGGCCTCGGCCGCGGCGACCGGCCCGCGGGCACCTGGACCGTGCTGTGGCCGGGCATCCCGGAGAGCCGGCGGCAGGCGCGCGAGCGGCTCGTGCGGCGGCTGCGGTTCCTCGGCTTCGGCCCGGTGCAGGACGGCACCTGGATCGCGCCGCACGACCGGGAAGCCGAGGTGCTCGCGCTGCTGGCGGAGCTGGACGTGACCGAGCACGCCGGGCTGATGCTCGGCTCCCCGTCGGCGGCACTCGACGTGCGCCGTTTCGCCGGGCGCGCCTGGGACCTGGACGAGCTTTCCGCGCGGTACGACGCTTTTGTCACCGAGTTCGGCCCCTGCCTCCGCGAAACGCTCAGCGACGCCGACGCGTTCTCCGTGCGGACCCGGCTGGTGCACACGTTCCGCGTGTTCCCGTCGCTCGACCCGGAGCTGCCCGGCGAGCTGATCCCCGCGCCCGGGCGGCGCGCGGCGGCGATCAAGCTGTTCCACGACCTGTACACGGCGCTGGCCCCCGCGGCGCAGCGCCATTTCGACCAAACCCTATCGACGAGGTGA
- a CDS encoding SDR family NAD(P)-dependent oxidoreductase codes for MTRLVVVTGGTRGIGAAIAAHFAGAGDTVLAPGRRECDVTDEAAVRAYFAGAGPVDVLVNNAGVSSSAPTAKTTLAEWQSQLSVNATGAFLCTREVLPGMRARGRGRIVTVASTAGHTGVRYTSGYTASKHAAVGLMRAVSAEVAGTGVTANAVCPAFVRTDMTADSVARIHERTGRDEAAAEAALAASSPLGRLLEPQEVAFAVAFLAADEAAAINGQTLVLDGGGIQK; via the coding sequence ATGACGAGGCTGGTGGTCGTCACGGGCGGCACGCGCGGCATCGGCGCCGCGATCGCCGCGCACTTCGCCGGCGCCGGCGACACGGTGCTCGCCCCGGGCCGCCGGGAGTGCGACGTGACCGACGAAGCGGCCGTGCGCGCGTACTTCGCCGGCGCCGGCCCGGTGGACGTGCTGGTGAACAACGCCGGCGTTTCGTCGAGCGCGCCCACCGCGAAGACCACTTTGGCCGAGTGGCAGAGCCAGCTCTCGGTCAACGCCACGGGCGCCTTCCTGTGCACCCGCGAGGTGCTGCCGGGCATGCGGGCGCGCGGCCGCGGCCGGATCGTCACGGTGGCGTCGACCGCGGGCCACACCGGCGTCCGCTACACCTCCGGGTACACGGCGTCGAAACACGCGGCGGTCGGGCTGATGCGCGCGGTGTCGGCGGAGGTCGCCGGCACCGGCGTGACGGCGAACGCGGTGTGCCCGGCGTTCGTGCGCACCGACATGACGGCGGACTCGGTCGCGCGCATCCACGAGCGCACCGGCCGGGACGAGGCGGCCGCCGAAGCCGCGCTCGCCGCCTCGTCGCCGCTCGGACGCCTGCTCGAACCGCAAGAGGTCGCCTTCGCGGTGGCCTTCCTGGCCGCGGACGAGGCCGCCGCCATCAACGGACAGACCCTTGTACTCGACGGTGGAGGAATCCAGAAATGA
- a CDS encoding enoyl-CoA hydratase family protein: MSPFRATPPLTKSWEHFGFTVDDGVATLTFDRPDKLNALTFDVYADLRDLVLELPHRGDVRVLVITGRGRGFCSGGDVEEIIGELQKMETAELLEFTRMTGAVVKALRETPIPVIAAINGIAAGAGSVIALASDFRLLARSAKFAFLFTKVGLAGADMGAAYLLPRLVGLGRATELLMLGDKLDAARAETIGLATQVVDDEELPAAAQALARRLADGPALAYSTTKVLLTRELDTDLGGAIELEAITQALLMTAKDHKEFYAAWSAGRSPQWTGR, translated from the coding sequence ATGAGCCCGTTCCGCGCCACGCCCCCGCTCACGAAGTCGTGGGAGCACTTCGGTTTCACGGTGGACGACGGGGTCGCGACGCTGACCTTCGACCGGCCGGACAAGCTGAACGCGCTCACCTTCGACGTCTACGCGGACCTGCGGGACCTCGTGCTGGAGCTGCCGCACCGCGGCGACGTGCGGGTGCTGGTGATCACCGGCCGCGGCCGCGGCTTCTGCTCGGGCGGTGACGTCGAGGAGATCATCGGCGAACTGCAGAAGATGGAGACGGCCGAGCTGCTGGAGTTCACCCGCATGACCGGCGCGGTGGTGAAGGCGCTGCGCGAGACGCCGATCCCGGTGATCGCCGCGATCAACGGCATCGCCGCGGGCGCGGGCTCGGTGATCGCGCTGGCCAGCGACTTCCGGCTGCTGGCGCGCTCGGCGAAGTTCGCCTTCCTGTTCACCAAGGTCGGGCTGGCCGGCGCGGACATGGGCGCGGCGTACCTGCTGCCGCGCCTGGTGGGCCTCGGCCGCGCCACGGAACTGCTGATGCTGGGCGACAAGCTCGACGCCGCCCGCGCCGAGACGATCGGCCTGGCCACCCAGGTCGTCGACGACGAGGAGCTGCCGGCCGCGGCGCAGGCACTCGCCCGCCGCCTGGCCGACGGCCCGGCGCTGGCGTACTCCACCACCAAGGTCCTGCTGACCCGCGAGCTCGACACCGACCTCGGCGGCGCCATCGAGCTGGAGGCGATCACCCAGGCGCTGCTCATGACGGCCAAGGACCACAAGGAGTTCTACGCCGCCTGGTCCGCCGGGCGTAGTCCACAGTGGACGGGTCGCTGA
- a CDS encoding NADP-dependent oxidoreductase: MSTTTMKAIRLHEFGGPEVLSYDEVPLPKPKPGEVLVRVHAAGLNPPDWYVREGMPDVPEELRPPMNLPLIPGTDVSGVVAAVAAGVGDLSVGDEVFGMLRFPGSGAAAYAEYVAAPASDLARKPAGIDHVHAAGAPMAGLTAWQFLIELGHDQPNPLQSGPHHPIAISPGMTVLVNGAAGGVGHFGVQLAKERGARVIAVASGAHEAFLRDLGSDEFVDYTKTPPEDVAHDVDLVLDTLGGPTSSRFLRTLKRGGALYPVYLAEFDAEETAKLGVTTSLTQVRANGAQLAELGRLLDKGTVRVAVDSTFPLAEAAKAHERAARGHLRGKIVLTVG, translated from the coding sequence ATGTCGACAACCACGATGAAGGCGATCCGGCTGCACGAGTTCGGCGGCCCCGAGGTGCTGAGCTACGACGAGGTCCCGCTGCCCAAGCCGAAGCCGGGCGAGGTCCTCGTTCGCGTGCACGCGGCCGGCCTCAATCCGCCGGACTGGTACGTCCGCGAAGGCATGCCGGACGTACCGGAGGAGTTGCGGCCGCCGATGAATCTGCCCCTGATCCCGGGGACGGACGTGTCGGGTGTCGTGGCGGCCGTCGCCGCGGGGGTGGGCGACCTGTCCGTCGGCGACGAGGTCTTCGGGATGCTGCGTTTTCCCGGTTCCGGTGCCGCCGCCTATGCCGAGTACGTCGCCGCGCCGGCTTCGGACCTGGCTCGCAAGCCGGCCGGAATCGATCACGTGCACGCCGCGGGGGCGCCCATGGCCGGGCTCACCGCGTGGCAGTTCCTGATCGAGCTCGGGCACGATCAGCCGAACCCGCTGCAATCGGGGCCGCATCACCCGATCGCGATCAGCCCTGGGATGACGGTGCTCGTCAACGGGGCCGCGGGTGGCGTGGGCCATTTCGGGGTGCAGCTGGCGAAAGAGCGGGGCGCACGGGTCATCGCGGTGGCCTCGGGCGCGCACGAGGCGTTCCTGCGCGACCTCGGTTCGGACGAGTTCGTCGACTACACCAAGACCCCGCCCGAGGACGTCGCGCACGACGTCGACCTCGTTCTCGACACTCTCGGCGGTCCCACCAGCAGCCGTTTCCTGCGCACGCTCAAGCGCGGCGGCGCCCTTTATCCGGTGTACCTCGCCGAATTCGACGCCGAAGAAACCGCGAAGCTGGGCGTCACGACCTCGCTCACCCAGGTCCGCGCGAACGGCGCGCAGCTCGCGGAACTTGGGCGCCTGCTTGACAAGGGCACGGTTCGCGTCGCCGTGGACAGCACGTTTCCGCTCGCGGAAGCCGCGAAGGCGCACGAGCGGGCCGCCCGCGGGCACCTCCGGGGCAAGATCGTGCTCACCGTCGGCTGA
- a CDS encoding TetR/AcrR family transcriptional regulator encodes MRADARKNYDQLLTVASTVVAEQGANASLRDIARRAGVALATLYRHFPTREALLEALLRTGFDELAARADELETSSSPQDALALWLRECVTWAHEYRGVTELMVAAIEDAESALHASCVTMRAAGTRLLTRAQAEGTARADIDGTDLFALVGALSWLGDQPALAARAHHLFDVIADAILTSTTPHGG; translated from the coding sequence ATGCGAGCCGACGCCAGGAAGAACTACGACCAGCTGCTCACGGTCGCGAGCACGGTCGTGGCCGAGCAAGGCGCCAACGCGTCGTTACGCGACATCGCCCGCCGGGCCGGCGTCGCGCTCGCCACGCTGTACCGCCACTTTCCAACGCGAGAGGCCTTGCTCGAAGCTTTGCTCCGCACCGGCTTCGACGAGCTCGCGGCCAGGGCCGACGAACTCGAAACTTCGAGCTCTCCCCAGGATGCGCTCGCTTTGTGGTTACGCGAATGCGTCACGTGGGCCCACGAGTACCGAGGTGTCACGGAGCTGATGGTGGCCGCCATCGAAGACGCCGAGTCCGCGCTCCACGCTTCGTGCGTCACGATGCGCGCGGCCGGCACGCGGCTGCTCACCCGCGCCCAGGCCGAAGGCACCGCACGGGCCGACATCGATGGCACTGACCTGTTCGCACTGGTCGGGGCACTCTCGTGGCTCGGCGACCAGCCTGCGCTCGCGGCCCGCGCCCACCACCTCTTCGACGTCATCGCCGACGCGATCCTGACTTCGACCACGCCGCACGGCGGCTAA
- a CDS encoding histidine phosphatase family protein, translating into MGAIYLVRHGQASFGAEDYDALSERGFEQSTVVGAELKRRGVTFSQARSGSLARQRDTAATALKALGADVPVAEDPRWNEYDHVDIARHHAGGAAQEDSRAYQSVLDAALAAWVEAGEGGPCAETWPAFLARCTDALADVVASLGKGEHAVVFTSGGVIGAVCGALLGTPETGLLKLNRVTVNGGITKVTSGRGGVNLLTFNEHSHFDADAAGLLTYR; encoded by the coding sequence ATGGGCGCCATCTACCTCGTCCGCCACGGCCAGGCCTCGTTCGGCGCCGAGGACTACGACGCCCTGTCGGAACGCGGGTTCGAACAGTCCACTGTGGTCGGTGCCGAACTGAAGCGCCGCGGGGTCACGTTCAGCCAGGCCCGTTCCGGCTCGCTCGCCCGGCAGCGGGACACCGCGGCCACCGCGCTCAAGGCGCTCGGCGCGGACGTCCCGGTGGCCGAAGACCCGCGCTGGAACGAGTACGACCATGTCGACATCGCCCGGCACCACGCGGGCGGCGCGGCGCAGGAGGACTCCCGCGCGTACCAAAGCGTGCTCGACGCCGCGCTGGCCGCGTGGGTCGAGGCGGGCGAAGGCGGGCCGTGCGCCGAGACGTGGCCCGCCTTCCTCGCGCGCTGCACGGACGCGCTCGCCGACGTCGTCGCGTCGCTCGGAAAAGGGGAGCACGCGGTCGTGTTCACCTCGGGCGGGGTGATCGGCGCGGTCTGCGGCGCGCTGCTGGGCACGCCGGAGACGGGGCTGCTGAAGCTGAACCGCGTCACGGTCAACGGCGGCATCACCAAGGTGACGTCCGGCCGTGGCGGGGTGAACCTGTTGACCTTCAACGAACATTCGCACTTCGATGCGGACGCTGCCGGGCTGCTCACCTACCGGTAG
- a CDS encoding phosphotransferase family protein, producing the protein MTDGTVDVRAEDVFDADAVHAWLSGRVPGLGDRPPVVRQFPGGASNLTYLLAYPGRELILRRPPAGHKAASAHDMRREYRVQRALKPVFPYVPEMLAFGRAEDEGPLGSDFYVMERLDGLILRGDLPGGLDLTPEQARELSGRVVDRLVQLHSVDVDAAGLADLGKGTGYVERQVRGWTGRFEKARTDNVGDFADVIRWLDGNRPGEARICLIHNDYRLDNLVLDGPDTLRVTGVLDWELATLGDPLMELGSTLSYWVQADDDDVMKSSRRQPTHIPGMYTREEFVAHYAGATGIEVGDWRFYEVYGLFRLAVVIQQLYRRYHDGQTHNPAFKDFWQFVRYLEGRCREVIMKGRA; encoded by the coding sequence ATGACCGACGGGACGGTCGACGTCCGTGCCGAGGACGTGTTCGACGCCGACGCCGTGCACGCCTGGCTGTCCGGGCGCGTGCCGGGGCTCGGCGACCGGCCGCCGGTGGTCCGGCAGTTCCCCGGCGGCGCGTCCAATCTGACGTACCTGCTCGCCTACCCGGGCCGCGAGCTGATCCTGCGGCGCCCGCCCGCGGGGCACAAAGCCGCGTCGGCGCACGACATGCGGCGCGAGTACCGCGTGCAGCGCGCGCTGAAGCCGGTGTTCCCGTACGTGCCGGAGATGCTCGCGTTCGGCCGCGCGGAGGACGAAGGCCCGCTGGGCAGCGACTTCTACGTGATGGAGCGGCTCGACGGCCTGATCCTCCGCGGCGACCTGCCCGGCGGCCTCGACCTGACCCCGGAGCAGGCGCGTGAGCTGTCCGGCCGGGTCGTCGACCGGCTCGTGCAGCTGCACTCGGTGGACGTCGACGCGGCCGGCTTGGCCGACCTCGGCAAGGGCACGGGTTACGTCGAGCGCCAGGTGCGCGGCTGGACCGGCCGCTTCGAGAAGGCGCGCACGGACAACGTCGGCGACTTCGCCGACGTGATCCGCTGGCTGGACGGCAACCGGCCCGGCGAGGCCCGGATCTGCTTGATCCACAACGACTACCGTCTCGACAACCTGGTCCTCGACGGCCCGGACACGCTCCGCGTCACCGGCGTCCTCGACTGGGAGCTGGCGACCCTCGGCGACCCGCTGATGGAGCTCGGCAGCACGCTGTCCTATTGGGTCCAGGCCGATGACGACGACGTGATGAAGTCCAGCCGTCGCCAGCCGACGCACATTCCCGGCATGTACACCCGCGAGGAGTTCGTCGCCCACTACGCCGGCGCCACCGGCATCGAGGTCGGCGACTGGCGGTTCTACGAGGTGTACGGGCTGTTCCGGCTCGCCGTGGTGATCCAGCAGCTCTACCGCCGGTACCACGACGGCCAGACGCACAACCCGGCGTTCAAGGACTTCTGGCAGTTCGTCCGCTACCTCGAAGGGCGCTGCCGCGAGGTCATCATGAAGGGAAGGGCCTGA
- a CDS encoding SDR family oxidoreductase, producing the protein MVLRKNILITGASSGLGEGMARQFAARGRNLALCARRADRLDELAAELKAAYPGITVVTRCLDVNEHDRVFTVFDEFRAALGSLDRVIVNAGLGKGQPVGRGRFDVNRQTLETNFIAAAAQIEAAAGIFREQREGHLAVMSSFMAIRGLPKNSTAYAASKAGISAFVAGTRAELRRKGIAVTEIRPGYIESEMYDRVGGSPLATRAEAGARALAKAVEAEPKLAYVPSWPWVPLALAVRLAPESLLRRFA; encoded by the coding sequence ATGGTCCTGCGGAAGAACATCCTGATCACCGGTGCCAGCTCGGGCCTCGGCGAAGGCATGGCCCGCCAGTTCGCGGCCCGCGGCCGCAACCTCGCGCTCTGCGCGCGGCGCGCCGACCGGCTCGACGAGCTGGCCGCCGAACTCAAGGCGGCCTACCCGGGGATCACGGTCGTGACCCGGTGCCTCGACGTGAACGAGCACGACCGCGTCTTCACCGTGTTCGACGAGTTCCGCGCCGCACTCGGCTCGCTCGACCGCGTGATCGTCAACGCGGGCCTCGGCAAGGGCCAGCCGGTCGGCCGCGGCCGGTTCGACGTCAACCGGCAGACGCTGGAGACCAACTTCATCGCCGCGGCCGCCCAGATCGAGGCCGCCGCCGGCATCTTCCGCGAGCAGCGCGAAGGCCACCTCGCGGTGATGTCGTCGTTCATGGCGATCCGCGGGCTGCCCAAGAACTCCACCGCGTACGCCGCCTCGAAGGCGGGTATCTCGGCGTTTGTCGCCGGCACGCGGGCGGAACTGCGCCGGAAGGGCATCGCGGTCACCGAGATCCGGCCCGGCTACATAGAGTCCGAAATGTACGACCGGGTCGGCGGCAGCCCGCTGGCCACGCGAGCGGAGGCCGGTGCCCGCGCACTGGCGAAAGCGGTCGAGGCCGAGCCGAAGCTGGCGTACGTGCCGTCGTGGCCGTGGGTCCCGCTGGCCCTGGCCGTGCGGCTGGCCCCGGAGAGCCTGCTGAGGAGGTTCGCATGA